Below is a window of Myxococcaceae bacterium JPH2 DNA.
GCACTTCCGGACCTGCCGGCCCCGCTCGTTCCCTCCGCCCTGCGCGCGGCCCTCCGCCGTCGTCGCCTGGAGGCCCCCGAAAGCAGCCAGGTGGTCTCCGTGCCAGGGTGGATGGCGCTCGAAGCCGGGCTGCGCGCATGGGGGACCACCACCCAGTCCCGGCTCCGCGCTCGCTTCGCGCTGCGCCAGGGCATCTCGCGACTGGCCGCGCTCCGAACCCCGGCCGCGCTGTCCCGCGTGGTCGCTCCGTCCCTGGCGGCGCGCGAGGTGTTCGTGGCGGCGCGAGCGCGGGGCGCCCGATGCGTCCTGGTGGAGGACCTGCCCAACCTGCGCGCCCTCCACGCGGACCTGGACGAGGCCTTCGCGCGCCACCCCGAGGAGCACTTCCTGCGCAACCATCGCGCCAGCGCCCGCGACGTGGCACGGCAGGAAGCGGAGCGACTCCTCGCGGACGAAATCTGGGTGCGGGGTGACTTCGCTCGCGAGCAACTCCTGCGCGCCGGCGTCCCGGCGGAGCGGATTCGAGAGCTGCACCCTCGCCCCGAGACCGTCGACGCTTCGAGAGAGCGCACGTCCACGGGTCACCGCGTGACGCACCTGCACCGCGTGGCGCTGCTGGCGGGTCCGGCGCTCGCGCGAATGGGCGCGCCCGAGGCCCTGGCCGCCCTGGAAGCCCGCCCTGAATGGACCCTCTGGGTGCGCCCCGCCGAGGACTCGGACCTGATGCGCCTGGAGCATCCCCGGGTCCGCGTGGTGACGGCCCAGCAGCAGCAGGCCCTGGACGGTGTGGCTGCGGTGCTCGCCCCCGCCTGGTGCGAGAGCCAGCCGCCCGAACTGGCCCGAGCCATCGCCCGAGGCATCCCGGTCATCGCCACGGACCGGGCGGCGGGCTTCCTGCCCTGCCGCACCATCCCCCGAGGCAACGTCCCGGCCCTGGTGGCGGAGCTGGATGCGCTCACGCCCCCACGCCGAAGCGCGCTCGCGCAGGGCAGCCCGCACCGGAACCCGCGGTAGACGCGGGTCCCGGCTTGGCGCTCGCTACTCCACCCGCTCGATGACGAGCGGACGCGGCGCGGGCGCCTGGGCTCCCACGCGGTAGGCGGCCAGCAGGCGCGCCTTCACGTCCTCCACGGGGGCCGCGTCGTTGTAGTGCACGCGCACCATCGGCTCGCCGCGCGTCACCGCGTCCCCCACCTTCTTCAGCAGGGTGAAGCCCACCGCCGGGTCGATGCGGCTGTCCACGCGCTGGCGGCCCGCGCCGAGCGCCACCGCGGCCAGGCCCACGCCCTCGGTGTGGATGCTCGTCACGAAGCCATCCGCGGGCGCCACCACGTCCACGGTGGACCGCGCCGTGGGCAGGAGCGAGTAGTCGTCGATGGCGTGCGGGTCGCCGCCCTGCGACTGGACGATCTCCTTGAGCTTGCGCACCGCGCTGCCGTCCTCCACCGACTTGCGCAGCTTCTCGCGGGCCTCGGCCACCGAGCCGGCCTTCTTGCCCAGCACCAGCATCTCCGCCGTGAGCGCGTAGGTGATTTCGGTGTAGTCCTCGGGCGCGTCGCCGCGGAGCATGTCCACCGCCTCGCGGACCTCCAGCGCGTTGCCAATCTGCCGGCCCAGCGGCTGGTCCATGTCCGTCAGCAGCGCCACGACCTTGCGGTTCATCTCCGCGCCCAGGCCAATCATGGTGCGCGCCAGCGTGCGGGCGTCATCCACGGTCTTCATGAACGCGCCGCTGCCCACCTTCACGTCCAGCACGAGGGCGTCGATGCCCTCCGCCAGCTTCTTGCTCATGATGGACGAGGCAATCAGCGGGATGCAGTCCACCGTCGCCGTCACGTCGCGCAGGGCGTAGAGCTTCTTGTCGGCGGGCGCCACCTGCGCCGTCTGGCCGATGAGGCAGCAGCCCACCTCGCGCACCAGCCGACGGTACTCGCTGGTGGGCAGGTCCACCCGGAAGCCGGGGATGGACTCCAGCTTGTCCAGCGTCCCGCCCGTGTGGCCCAGGCCTCGGCCTGAAATCATGGGCACCGGCACGCCACAGGCCGCCGCCAGGGGCGCCAGGCTCAGGGAGACCTTGTCCCCCACGCCTCCCGTGGAGTGCTTGTCCACCTTCACCGCCGGCGTGTCCGAGAGGTCCAGCACCTCGCCGGACTCCAGCATCGCCCGGGCCCACGCGCCCAGCTCCCGCGCGTCCAGCCCCTTGAAGAAGATGGCCATGCACATGGCGGCCATCTGGTAGTCCGCTACCGTGCCCGCGGTGTATGCCTCGATGAATGCCCGGATGTCCGACGGGTCCAGCTTCTGGCCGTCGCGCTTGGCCTTGATGAGCTCGTAGGGTTGCACAAGGTCAGGCCATACCAGGAACAGTGCCCCCCATGCACTCCGGGAAAGGCGCCTGAGCATCTGGTAGATACCGGGAAATGATGCAACGCCGACTCCTGGTCCTCGCCCTGGCCGCGCTTGCGTGCGCGTGCTCCAAGAAGAAGGAAGAGCCGTCTTCGGGCCCCGCCCCGACCCCGGCCGCCACCGCCCAGGCGGCCGAGAAGGCCCCCAACGCCGTGGGACTCGTCATCGACGTGGGCGGGCGCGGCGACCACTCCTTCAACGACGCGGCCCTCCGAGGCCTGGAGCTGTGGGCGTCCGGCAAGCGCTACGAGGGCGGCCGCTACGTGGACGCCTCGGCCGAGGAGCTGCGCGAGTCCATTTCCTCGGACCTGGCCTCCATCGCCCCGAACATCAAGCCCCTGGCGGTCAAGCCGCTGGTCCTCCAGAGCAAGGCCCAGGAGGACTACGCCCCCAACCTCCAGCTCCTCGTCGAGCAGGGCGCGCAGCTCACCATCGGCAATGGCTACATGCTGGCCAACGCCGTGCGCGACGTGGCCACGGAGAACCCGAAGTCCCTCTTCCTGCTCATCGACAGCCAGGTGCTGGATGCGCAGGGCAAGGCGCGGCAGCTCCCCAACGTGCGCACCATCCTGTTCAAGGAGCAGGAGGGCAGCTTCCTCGTGGGCGCGCTCGCGGGGCTGGTGACGAAGACGGGCAAGGTGGGCTTCGTGGGAGGCATCGAGGTGCCGCTCATCAAGCGCTTCGAGACGGGCTACCGCGCGGGCGTCATGACGACGAACCCGAAGGCGGCGGCGAGCCTGATGGGCGTCTACACGGGCAGCTTCAACAGCGTGGCGGCCGGCAAGCAGGTGGCGCAGGACCTCATCGCCAAGGGCGCGGACGTCGTCTTCCACGCGGCGGGCGCGGACGGGCTGGGCGTCATCCAGGCGGTGAAGGAGGCGCGCGCGGCGGGCAAGAGCGTGTACGCCATCGGCGTGGACTCGGACCAGTCGCACCTGGCGCCGGACGCCATCCTCACGTCCATGGTGAAGCACACCGACCTCGCGGTGTACCAGGCGTCGCGCGACCTGCTCGACGGCAAGCTCCTGGCGGGTGAGCAGGTGCTCGGGCTGAAGGAGAACGGCGTGGGCATGGCCGACGTGCGCGTGGACTTCCCGGGCAAGGCGGAGGCGCTCCAGAAGGTGGAGGCGCTGCGCCAGCGCATCGTGGCGGGTCAGCTCTCGGTGCCGGGCACGCAGGCGGAACTCGCCTCCTTCCAGGCTGTCGCGCCCTGATTTCCCTCCGGCATATCTCCAAGAGTTTCGGAGCGGTCAGCGCGCTGGATGACGTGTCGCTCGACATCCGCGAGGGCGAGCTGCTCGCGGTGGTGGGCGAGAACGGCGCGGGCAAGTCCAGCCTGATGAACGTGCTGTACGGGCTGTACCAGCCGGACGCCGGAGAGCTGGTGCTGGACGGTCAGCCCGTGCGCTTCAAGAGTCCGCGCGACGCCATCGCGCGCGGCATCGGCATGGTGCACCAGCACTTCATGCTCGTGCCCACGCTGAGCGTGGCGGAGAACGTGGTGCTCGGCCGCGAGCCCACCCGCCGTGGCGTGTTCGACGTGGAGCGCGCGTGCGAGGAGGTGGCCGCCACCTGCCAGCGCTTCGGGTTCCAGTTGGAGCCGCGCGCCCGCGTGGACACGCTCACGGTGGGCTCGCAGCAGAAGGTGGAGATCGTCAAGGCGCTGCACCGAGGCGCCCAGGTGCTCATCCTCGATGAGCCCACCGCGGTCCTCACGCCCCAGGAGGCCGAGGAGCTGGCGCGCGTCATGCGCGGACTCGTGGCACAGGGGCGCACCGTGGTGCTCATCAGCCACAAGCTCGAGGAGGTGCTCGGCGTCTCCAGTCGCGTGGCGGTGATGCGCCGAGGCCGGCTGGTGACGGAGGTCCGTGCGCAAGACACCACCGCCGCCGCGCTGTCCTCGCTCATGGTGGGCGACTGCCAGCCCGTCGCGGCCCAGGTGTCGACCGAGGCGCATGCGCCGGGGCCCGTGGTGCTCGACGCGAAGGACCTCAAGGCCGTGGGCGACAACGGCCGCCCCGCCCTTCGAGGCGTGAGCCTGACAGTGCACGCGGGAGAAATCGTCGGCATCGCGGGCGTGGACGGCAACGGTCAGCGCGAGCTGGCCGAGGTGCTCACCGGACTGCGCTCGCTGGAGAGCGGTGAGGGCACGTTGCTCGGCGGTGGCCTGGGACGCTTGACGCCCGCCGAGGCGCGCCGCCGGGGCGTGGGCCACGTGCCCGAGGATCGCCTGCGCCGCGCGGTGGTGAAGGACATGACGGTGGAGGAGAACGTGGCCCTGGGCCGACACGCCCAGCCTCCCTTCGCCAAGGGCCCGTGGGTGGACTTCGCCGGGCGCCGCGAGCGGGCGGAGAAGCTGCTGCGGGACTACGACGTGCGCCCGCCGGACCCCGAGCTGCCGCTGCGCGCGCTGTCCGGAGGCAACCAGCAGAAGGTCGTGGTGGCGCGCGAGCTGGACGCCGACCCGAAGCTGCTCGTGGTGGTGCAGCCCACGCGCGGGTTGGACATCGGCGCGGTGGCGCAGGTGCACGCCCGGCTGCGCGAGGCGCGAGCCCGAGGCGCGGGAGTGTTGATGGTGTCGCTGGACCTGGAGGAAGTGCTGGCGCTGTCCGACCGCGTCTATGTGCTGTTCGAGGGCCGGGTGACGGGCACGTTCACGCGCGCCGAGTTCGACGAGCGCGAGCTGGGCCGCCGCATGACGGGAGCGGAGGCGGCCCATGGGTGAGCGCGCGAGGCAGGCCCTCCCCTCGGTGCTGTCGGTGCTCCTGGCGCTGGTGCTGTGTTGGATCGCCATCGCGATGACTCGCGACGTGGACACCGCCACCCGCGCCTATCTCCAGATGTTCTGGGGCGGCGTGGGCAACTGGCCCGCGTTCCTCGACGGCGGACCGGTGAGCGCCCTCACCCGCCCGCTCGGCGAGGCCGCGATGAAGGCGGCGCTGCTGACGCTCACGGGCTTGTCCGTGGCGGTGGCCTTCAAGGTCGGCCTGTTCAACATCGGCGCGCAGGGGCAGATGATTCTGGGCGCGCTCGCCGCGGCGGTGGTGGGTGCGCAGCTGAACGTGCCCGCGGTGTTCCACATCCCGGCCGCACTGGCGGCCGCCGCGCTCGCCGGAGGCTTGTGGGCTGGCATCGCCGCCACGCTGCGCATCCGGCGCGGCGTGCACGAGGTCATCTCCACCATCATGCTGAACTGGGTAGCGGTGAGCCTGGTGGACAACTGGCTCGTCATCGGGCCGCTCAAGGCCGTGGCCCAGGGGCAGCAGTCCTCCATCACCGGCACCGCGGAGATCCTCTCCAGCGCGCAGCTGCCGCGCCTGTTGGGCGACCTGTCTCGCCTCAACCTGGGCTTCCCGCTGGCGCTCGCCGCGGCGGTGGGTGTGGACCTGTGGCTCAAGCGCCTGCGCGTGGGCTTCGAGACGCGCGCGGTGGGCCTGGGACCGGACGCGGCGCGCACGGCGGGCATCCCCGTGGCGTGGCGCACGGGACAGGCCATGGTGCTGGCGGGCGCCATGGCGGGACTTGCGGGCGCGGTGCTGGTGCTCGGCACCGAGGGGCGCTACCCCGGCACGCTCGGCGCACCCTATGGCTTCGACGGCATCGCCATCGCGCTCATCGGCAACAACAATCCCCTGGGCCTCACCGTGGCGGCGCTCGTCTTCGGCGTGCTGCGCGCGGGAGGCACACGCATGCAGCTGTTGGGTGTGCACAAGAGCTTCCCGGAGCTGATTCAAGGGCTGGCGCTGCTGTTCGTCGCGGGCCGGCTCATCTGGCTCGCCGTCCTGCGCCGCCGGCCTCGCGCCGTGGTCGCGCCCGCCGCTCCGGTGGTGGAGGTCCCCCGTGCTTGAGGTGCTCCACTCGCTGCTGTTCTCCACGCTGGACGCGGCACCGGCCCTGGTGTTCGCCGCGCTGGGCGCCGTACTGTCCGAGCGCGCGGGCGTGGTGGACGTGGGCGTCGAGGGAATGATGCGCGCGGGCGCCTTCTGCGCGGCCGTGGCGGCCCTGGCGATGCCCACCCCCCTCGCGGTGCTGGTGGGCATGGGCGCGGGCGCCGGCATGGCGGCCATCCACGGCTGGCTGTGCATCCGCTGGCGCTCGGACCAGGTGGTGTCCGGCATGGCGCTCAACCTCGTGGCGCTCGCGGGCGGCACCTTCCTGCTCGAGTCCCTCTTCGGCCCCAACGGCACGCCGCCCATCACCCAGCTGTCGCGCTGGGACATCCCGGGACTTGCCTCGGTGCCCGTGCTGGGCGCGCTCTCCGGACACGCCGCGCCTACCTACCTTGCGCTCCTGCTGCCCTTCCTCTTCCAGGGGCTGCTGACGCGCACGCCGCTGGGCCTGCGACTGCGCGCCGTGGGCGACAAGCCGCACGCGGTGGCCACGCTCGGCCTGTCCGTGCCCGCGCTGCGCTGGGGCGCGGTGGTGGGCGGGGGACTCCTGGCCGGACTCGGGGGCGCGGTGCTCTCCACGGCCGTATTGGATCGCTTCGAGCAGCACACTCCCGCGGGGCTCGGCTTCATGGCCCTGGCCGCCATGGTCTTCGGTCGCTGGACGCCCGTGGGCGCATTCCTCGCCGCGCTCTTCTTCGCGTTCGGAAACGCGCTGCGCATTGGCCTCGCGTCCAGCGCGCCCCACTTGATGGACCTCGTACCGCAGGGCGTCTTGCTCGCCCTCCCCTATCTGATGACATTGGTCCTGCTGGGCCTGCAGGGACAGCGCAGCAGTGCCCCCGCCGCCCTCGGTGTCCCCTTCGAGCAGGAGTCCCGCTGAGTCGGGTGCGGCACCGGGTCTGTTCAAACCTGGGTCAACTCTGATTCTTGGTCTCCATTGACTCACTCGCGTTCGCGAGTGGGGCTCGGTCCGACGCGCCTGATCGCGATGCGGGGAGTTCAAGCCCGCGCCACGACTGGGCTTGTCGGGAACGCATCAATCAAGACGCGCGCTTCAGCGTGGGTGGACCCACGGCATGCGGCTGGCATGTGCCCAAGGCCATGACGGACCGCGTGCCGGAGTCGACCCGGACGCCGGGGGGAGTCTGAGCCTGCCCGGCACGCGGTTCGCGAAACACAGGACGACACCCGGGTGCATCGGGCCCGGTCACGACGGCGGGGTGGCGTGATGCGGGAGACGACGGGAACGACCGCGGCGAACCGACCGCGAGTCCTGGCGGTGGACGTGGAGTCGGGAGGCGCGGAGCGAGTCCGCTCCATCCTGGCACCCGCGGGCTATGACGTCCTGCCCGCGCGGGGAACCACCGCGGCGCTCGAGGCCGCGGCACACCAAACCGCGGACTTGGTGCTCCTGGACGTGGAGCGCGCCGGCACGGTGGGGCTCGAGGCCTTCCGGCGCCTGCGCGAGGAGCTGCGGCGGCCCTCGCTGCCCATCCTCATGCTCACGCCGTCCGCGGATCGCCAGACGCGCCGCGAGGTGCTGGAGGCCGGCGTGGATGACCTGCTCATCACCGAGCCACTGGACGCACAGGAGCTGAAGGTGCGCGTCCACACCCTGCTCGAGCTGAAGTCCCACCGCGAGGACAGCGGGCCGCGCGAGGCACTCCAGGATCCACGCCAGCGCTGGGTCCGCATGGAGCGGCTGGCGCGCGTGGGGACGCTGGCGGCGGACGTGGCGCAGCAGCTCGGCCAGCTGGGGGAAGGACTCCAGCGAGCACTGGAGCACGTGCGCTCGCGAGCGGCCCAGGGCCTGGCTCCGGATCCCGAGGAACTGCACCGCCTGGGGCACGCGGGCGAGCAGATGCGGCTGCACGGCCAGCACCTGCTGTCGCTCGGTCCGACGGGCCCGGCGGACATCCAGCGCTTCGACCTGCGAACCCTGGTGCCCGAGGTCCTCAAGCGCATGCGCGCGAAGGGACGATTGGGCCAGGCGGACGTGCGGATGGTGCTGCCGGAGGACCCCATCGGCGGCGTGTTCAACCGGCGTCAGCTGGAGCAGGTGCTGGTGGAGCTGGTGAGCAACGCCGTGGACGCACTGGAAGACGTCACGGATCGGCCGCGCGTGGTGCATGTGGGCGTGGAGCTGCCCGACATGTTCGGCGACTTCGGGCCCCGCTTCTTCGTGAAGGACAACGGCATCGGCATCTTCGAGGACGAGCTGCAGGCCGTCTTCGCGCCGTACTACACGACCAAGGCGCCCGACCGGAACGTGGGGCTGGGCCTCACCGTGGCGCGCACCTTGGTGGAGTCCATGGGTGGCAAGCTCATGGCGAGGAGCCTCGTCAACGTGGGCAGCACCTTCACGGTGGAGCTGCCCGAGCAGACAGCCTCCTGGTAGGCCGCGCGGGCCGCCCTCCCTCGGGCCCGCGCGCGCCTGGGAGACTTAGAAGCGGTAGGCGATGCCCGCCAGCGCCTCCATGGTGAAGAAGCTGTCATCGAGCCGCGTGTAGACGGACGGCCCCATCTTCAGGCTGAAGTTCACGTTCATCTGGCTGCTGAGGAAGTACTCCACGCCGCCGCCGAACAGGATGGGCACCACCGCCCCGATGTCCTCGCCGAAGTAGACGTGGAACGGGATGTCGATGCCCGCGTTCAGCATCAGCGCGCTGCCCACCGGGAAGCCCGCCGTCAGGCTGACAGGGAGCGCCATGCCGAAGTCCGCGCCCCCGTGATAGCGCCGGTAGAAGTCCTCGAAGTAGATGATGGGCCCGGGCTGGAACGTGAGCGCGAGCGAGACCTTGTTGGTCTTCGCCAGCATGATGCGCAGCCAGAGCTGGAGCTTGACGCCGGGGTCCACGAAGTCGACCGCGCCCTCACGGCCCCAGTTGAAGGTGAACTTGCCGCCGACATCCACGTTGGACGAGCCACCGTGCAGCAAGCCCAGCGTGAGGCCGGGCCAGCCCACCTGACCCGAGAAGACGGTGTTGCCCGTCCCCAGCGCATCGGCGCCGAGGATGGACCAGCCCTGGCCACGCTGGGCGAGCGCCGTGCCGGGGAGGGACAGCAGGCAGGCGAGGAGAAAACCTGGGACGAGACGCTTCACACAGTGCCTTTCTGCGAAGGGCCGAGCGGGGGGCCACGGCCAGTGGGAGAGAGTTGCGATTCAGGACTCAGGCCGGCTGGCCTCGCTCACGCGCCAGCACCAGAAACGCGTCGATGAACGTGGCCAGCTTGGCCTCGGCGCGCTCGCGGGCCGTGGCCAGGGACTCGCTGGGTGACAGCGCTTCCTTGCGCTCGAAGTAGTATTTGATCTTCGGCTCGGTGCCGGAGGGCCGCAGCGTGACGCGCGCGCCGCCTTCCAACTCATACGCCAGCACGTTGGACGGGGGCAGTCCGCCGTCACCGCGCTGGTAGTCGCGCACGGCGCGCACGGCCTCGCCTCCGATGCGCGCGGGCGGCGACGCACGGAAGCCCTCCATGATGCCGCGGATGGCCTGGGCCCCCGAGGCGCCCGGCAGCGTCACGTTGCGCTGCGCGCCCACGTGCAGACCGAAGCGCCGCTGGATCTCTTCCAGGTAACCGAGCACCGTGGTGCCACGCGACTCGCACCACGCCGCCAGGTCCGCGAACACCAGCGCCGCGCCCACGCCGTCCTTGTCGCGCGTCACGGTGCCCACGGTGTAGCCGAGCGCCTCTTCGTAGCCGAAGACGAACTGCGTGCCCTCGGCGCGCTCGCGCTCCAGCGCGCGGTTGGCGATCCACTTGAAGCCGGTGAGCACCTCGTCGTAGGCGGCGTCCAGCGCGCGCGCCAGCTCGCCCAGCTGCGTGGACGACACGATGGTCGTCACCACGTGCGGACGCGCGCGCTTGGTCCCCTGCGTGAGGACGTAGTGCCCGAGCAGCACGCCCACCTCGTTGCCGGTGAGCATGCGCAGCGCGCCGTGATTCTCCCGCGCCATCACCGCGAGCCGGTCCGCGTCCGGATCATTGGCGAGCACCAGGTCCGCCTTCACGCGCTCCGCGGTGGCGAGCGACAGGTCCATCGCGCCCGGCTCCTCGGGATTGGGGAAGCGCACCGTGGGGAAGCGCCCGTCGGGCACGTGCTGCTCGGCCACCGGGGTGACGCGCGCGAAGCCCGCATCCCGCAGGGCCCGCTCGGCCCACACGCCGCCCACGCCGTGCATCGCGGTGTACACGATGGACAGCGACGCGGAGCCGCGCCCGTGCAGGCGCAGTCCCTGGATGGCGCTCAAGTACGCCTCGCCCACCGAGGCCGGCAGGTCGCGCCACAGGCCCTTCGCCCGAGCCTCGGCGGCGGGGCGCAGCGGCACCTGATTGGCCGGCTCCACGCGAGCGATGGCGGCGGCGATGCCCTTGTCGTGCGGGGGGATGATCTGCGCGCCGTTGCCCCAGTAGACCTTGTAGCCGTTGTACTCGGGGGGGTTGTGGCTGGCGGTCACCATCACCGCCGCGGCGGCGCCCAGGTGCAGCACGGCGAAGGCCGTGACAGGGGTGGGCACCGGCTCGGGGAAGAAGAGCGCGGGGATGCCCTCGGCGGCGAGGACCGCGGCGGTGTCCTCGGCCAGCTCCTGGCTCAGGCGCCGCGCGTCGCGGCCCACCACCACGCCCCGCGTCGTCACGTCGGGCACATGGGCCTTGAGATAGCGCGCCAGTCCCGCGGTGGTGCGGCGCACCACGGCACGGTTCATCCGGTTCGGACCCGCGCCGAGCACCCCGCGCAGCCCCGCGGTGCCGAACTCCAGGTCGCCCGCGAAGCGGTCCGCGAGGTCCGCCAGGTCACCGCCCGCGAGAACCTGCGCCAGCTCCGCCGCGGTCTCGGGATCCGGATCCGCCTGACGCCACGCCTCCGCCCGCTCTCTCAGTCCGGTGGTGTCCATGTGTTGTCGCCTCGTGTCGCCGGGTGGGGTGCGGCGGGCTCGGTCCCGTCGCGGTTCAGGTGTAGTCGGTGAGCTTGCGCCGGGTGGCCCGGGCCTTGGGCCCATCCTTCCCGCCCTGACATGCCACGCAGAACTCCGCGTAGGGCATCGCCTGAAGGCGGCCGGTGGGGATGTCGTCGCCGCACTCCTCGCACTCACCAAAGGAGTCCGGGTCCTCGCGCAGCTTGCCCAGGGCCTTCACCACGCGGGCCAACACGCCATCCGTGTTGCGATTCCGACTGGAGGCGATGGCCTGCATCATCTCGTTGAGCGGCTGCTCGTCCTCATCGCCGCCCACGCGCGCATCGTCCGTGCGATTGGGCTCGATGCGCTGGGGGGCCTTGCCCGTCAGCTCCGCGTGGAGCGCCAGAAGCTGCTGCAGGTAGGCCTCTCGCTGTTTCGGCGTCACGGTCGTGGCGGTCAGTACTGCGCGGTGGAGATCTGCCCGGTGACGATGGCAACGGATGACGACGCACCAATGCGGTTGGCGCCCGCGCGGATCATCTTCAGCGCGTCCTCGGCGGAGCGCACCCCACCGGAGGCCTTCACGCCCACGTCATCGCCCACGGTCTGGCGCATCAGCTCGATGTCCTTCACCGTCGCGCCGCCAGGGCCAAAACCCGTGGACGTCTTCACGAAGGCCGCGCCGGCCGCCTTGGACAGCGCGCACGCGACGACCTTCTCCTCGTCCGTCAGCAGCCCCGTCTCCAGGATGACCTTCACGGGCAGCGGGTGGCTCGCCTCCACGACCGCGGCGATGTCCTGGTGCACCAGGCGGTAATCCCGGGCCTTGAGCGCGCCCACGTTGATCACCATGTCGATTTCCCGCGCGCCCGCGCGGATGGACTCGCGCGCCTCGAAGGCCTTGGCTGCGGGCAGCGACGCGCCCAGCGGGAAGCCCACCACGGCGATGGGCACGGCATGCGCGCCGGCCAGCACGCGCGCCGCCGTGGCCACATGCACGCTGTTCACGCACACGGTGGCGAAGCTGTACTGGCGCGCCTCCTCCGCCACGCGGACCACGTCCTCGGTGCGCGCATCGGGCTTGAGCAGCGTGTGGTCGATGTAGGGCGCCAGGTCGGCCGCGCCGCGAATGGCGTCAGGAGGAACGCGCGCGGTGGCGGTCTTCACGCCGGGCTCACGCCGCGCGGGCTCCACGAGCACTTCCACGGTCGAGTCCTCGGCGGTCGTCTCGGCCTCGGCGGTCGCGCCGGGCGGCACCGCTCCCCGGGCCTCAGCCCAGGCGAGCATGCGGCGGCGGGCGTGGTCAGCAAGCTCCTCAACGGCTTTGAAGAAGTCCTCGGAGTCGGACATGTCGCGCCCCTTAGCCCACTTCGCTGCCCTCGGGAAGCGCTCGGATGGGTGCTGCTGAACAGGTCGCACCCAGGTGCCGAGGGTGGGAGCGGAGCGGTAGAGTGCGATTCGTGACGTTCTTCGCGCGGCTCCTTGGATTCTTCTTCCTTCTGCTCGCTCCACTCGGAGGGCCTGCCGCCGCACCCGCCGTGCCATCGAGCAGTGCGGGCCGGCAGCTCTCGGTGTACTTCCTGGACGTGGGCCAGGGCGACGCGCTGCTCATCGTCTCCCCCGAGGGCAAGACGGTGCTCGTCGATGGTGGCCCTCCGGAAGCGGCGCCTCGGCTGGCGGCGCGGCTGCGCGAACTGGTGAAGGGCCCGTTGGATCTCGTCATCCTCACGCACCCGCATCTGGATCATCTGGGTGGACTCACCGCGGCGATTCGAGCAGTGGGCGCGCGGCGCTTCATGGACCCTGGCTTCAATCACCCGAGCGAGGCCTACCGCGACCTGCTGAACTTCGTGGGCAAGGAGGTGGGCCAGGTGATGACGCCCCAGCCCAACCCGCGCTCACCCCAGTCGCTGCTCACCATCGGACTGGGCGAGGGCGTGGCCTTGACGGTGCTGTGGCCGCGCGTGCCGCAGGAGTCGTTCCTCGACGACACGCGCTCGGATCCCAACTCCAACTCCATCGTGACGAAGCTCACGTTCGGATCCACGTCCTTCCTGCTGACAGGAGACTCGGAGCCGGACACCGAGGAGGTCCTGCTCCAGAAGCCGCTCGACCTGACGGCCACCGTGCTGAAGGTGGCCCACCATGGAGGCCGCCACTCCACGACCGCCGCCTTCCTGCGCCGGGTGAAGCCGCGCGTCGCGGTCATCTCCTGCGGCAAGGGCAACGACTATGGCCACCCCAGCCCGGAGGTCCTCGAACGGCTGGACACCGCCGGCGTCCGCACCTTCCGCACCGACCAGGACGGCGAGGTCGTCGCGGTGAGTGATGGAACCTCCGTCACCCTGCGCTCGGCCCGAGGCATCACAGCGCCCGGGGTCGTGCAGGGAGAACAGGGCCCAGGACCGGTGGCGCTCGGTCCCATCGAGCCCAGCGTGCATCGACGCTCAGGCGGTTCGAAGGAGCGAGAGAAAGAGCCCGGGAGCCGTGAGCCCTCGAGCCCGAGCCGCCCCGCCCCACCTCCCGTGGAGCGCGCGCCCGTGAGTGCGGAGGGACAGCACTACGTATCGCTGAAGGGCAGCAAGGTGTTCCACCGTGAGGACTGCCCGACCTTGAAGCGCTCGCACAATGAGCGCACCGTCTACCCCAGCCGCGAGGCCGCCGCCCGCGAGCGCCGTCCGGCGGAGGACTGCCACCCATGAGCCCGCGACTGCCTCTCCTGCTGGGCCTGCTGCTCG
It encodes the following:
- a CDS encoding MBL fold metallo-hydrolase; protein product: MGAAEQVAPRCRGWERSGRVRFVTFFARLLGFFFLLLAPLGGPAAAPAVPSSSAGRQLSVYFLDVGQGDALLIVSPEGKTVLVDGGPPEAAPRLAARLRELVKGPLDLVILTHPHLDHLGGLTAAIRAVGARRFMDPGFNHPSEAYRDLLNFVGKEVGQVMTPQPNPRSPQSLLTIGLGEGVALTVLWPRVPQESFLDDTRSDPNSNSIVTKLTFGSTSFLLTGDSEPDTEEVLLQKPLDLTATVLKVAHHGGRHSTTAAFLRRVKPRVAVISCGKGNDYGHPSPEVLERLDTAGVRTFRTDQDGEVVAVSDGTSVTLRSARGITAPGVVQGEQGPGPVALGPIEPSVHRRSGGSKEREKEPGSREPSSPSRPAPPPVERAPVSAEGQHYVSLKGSKVFHREDCPTLKRSHNERTVYPSREAAARERRPAEDCHP